In Candidatus Latescibacter sp., one DNA window encodes the following:
- a CDS encoding TIGR00730 family Rossman fold protein, with protein sequence MLLTKPGGDFTDTDPWRVLRIQGEFVEGFEALSKIGPAVSIFGSARLGGQSPYYEAARKCARILAESGLVVITGGGPGIMEAGNRGSAEAGHLSVGLNIELPAEQTPNEYQNLALEFRYFFVRKMMFVKYSIGYIIFPGGFGTMDEMFEALTLSQTEKIMHFPVVLYGSGYWGGLIDWLKNTMLREDCIRKEDLNLLQMTDDPAEAADIIIHKARELGFIIQERCQSDKAAK encoded by the coding sequence CTGCTTCTGACTAAACCGGGGGGGGATTTCACCGATACCGATCCCTGGAGGGTTTTACGGATTCAGGGCGAATTTGTCGAAGGATTCGAGGCGCTTTCGAAAATCGGCCCGGCGGTTTCCATTTTCGGTTCGGCAAGATTGGGCGGGCAATCGCCGTACTATGAAGCCGCCCGAAAGTGCGCCCGTATTCTGGCCGAAAGCGGCCTGGTGGTTATAACCGGCGGCGGACCCGGGATCATGGAAGCGGGAAACCGTGGCTCGGCGGAGGCAGGGCATCTCTCGGTCGGTCTAAATATCGAGCTCCCGGCCGAACAGACACCGAACGAATACCAGAATCTGGCGCTGGAGTTCCGCTATTTCTTTGTTCGCAAGATGATGTTTGTCAAGTATTCCATCGGTTACATTATTTTCCCCGGCGGTTTCGGAACCATGGATGAGATGTTTGAAGCGCTGACCCTTTCCCAGACGGAAAAAATCATGCATTTCCCCGTGGTGCTCTACGGCAGCGGCTATTGGGGGGGACTGATCGACTGGCTGAAAAACACGATGCTCAGGGAAGACTGCATCCGAAAAGAGGATTTGAATCTGTTACAGATGACCGATGATCCCGCCGAGGCGGCTGACATTATCATCCACAAGGCACGGGAACTGGGATTCATAATACAAGAACGGTGTCAAAGTGACAAAGCGGCAAAGTGA